The Diospyros lotus cultivar Yz01 chromosome 15, ASM1463336v1, whole genome shotgun sequence genome has a window encoding:
- the LOC127791521 gene encoding heterodimeric geranylgeranyl pyrophosphate synthase small subunit, chloroplastic-like: MATPLSHFSSLAKPTPGVPLPPHCLMTVAMPQQSHQSYWAAIEADIDAHLKKTVTVRPPATVFEPMHHLVFAHHRTKAPALCLAACELVGGDRTQAATVAAASALHLVHAAARTHEHLQLSGETQPDPHTSHAYGPNIELLTGDGIVPFALELLARSVDPARKDSDRVLRAIVEITRAIGPQGFIGGRYKEIKGKEQSAAHAWEKKEGELHACGAACGAILGGASEEEIERLRAYGLYVGMIHEIIARGDDEERTAEMRQLALKQLYGLHGREIEPLASLVEANLRVS, translated from the coding sequence ATGGCGACGCCTCTCAGCCACTTCTCCTCTCTCGCCAAGCCAACCCCCGGCGTTCCGCTACCACCGCACTGCCTCATGACCGTCGCCATGCCCCAGCAGAGCCACCAGTCCTACTGGGCCGCTATTGAAGCAGACATCGACGCCCATCTCAAGAAGACCGTCACCGTCCGGCCGCCGGCCACTGTCTTCGAGCCCATGCACCACCTCGTCTTCGCCCACCACCGAACGAAGGCCCCCGCCCTCTGCCTCGCCGCCTGCGAGCTCGTCGGCGGTGACCGCACCCAAGCCGCCACCGTCGCCGCCGCTTCAGCCCTCCACCTGGTCCACGCCGCCGCCCGCACCCACGAGCACCTCCAGCTCTCCGGAGAAACACAGCCCGACCCGCATACCTCCCACGCCTACGGCCCGAACATAGAGCTCCTCACCGGCGACGGAATCGTGCCGTTCGCGCTGGAGCTGCTCGCACGCTCGGTCGACCCTGCCAGGAAAGACTCCGACCGGGTCCTACGTGCCATAGTCGAGATCACACGTGCGATAGGCCCGCAAGGCTTCATCGGCGGCCGCTACAAGGAGATAAAAGGGAAAGAACAGTCGGCGGCACATGCGTGGGAGAAGAAGGAAGGGGAGCTTCACGCGTGCGGGGCGGCGTGCGGGGCGATCCTGGGCGGGGCGAGCGAGGAGGAGATAGAGAGGCTGAGGGCGTACGGGCTTTACGTGGGGATGATTCATGAGATTATTGCGCGCGGAGATGATGAGGAACGGACGGCTGAGATGAGGCAGCTAGCTCTCAAGCAGTTGTACGGGTTGCATGGCAGGGAGATAGAGCCGTTGGCCAGTCTCGTTGAGGCCAACCTTCGTGTTTCGTGA